The Coprobacillus cateniformis DNA window AATTTGAGAATTTTTAGTCATATAAGAGGACAAATAATTTAAATATTCAGCACTCTTCCATACCATATCTGAATCATAATAAGGTGGATATCCATTTGATTTTAATTTTTCAATCTTTTGAGTATCTTGACGAATCTCTGCAATTTCCAATGCTTTTTCATAGTCTAACTTTTCAGTTTCCAAAAAGTCAACCATTTGGCCAGTTCCAATAACTGCATGATAGTCTTTTGGATATTCTTTTGCTAAAAAAATGCCTAATGCACTTCCCCATGATTCACCAACAATATATATTTTTTCTTCTGAAAATTTTTCCTTTAGATATTTTGTTAAAGCATGTCCATCATCAATATAAGTTTGAATGGTTAAATCAGATTTCTTGATTGCTTTATAGGATTTACCAGATCCAGGCTGATCCCATCCTACAACAATAAAATGTTTCTCAAGTTCTGATAATTCGTAGCGAGTTGCTGCCATTTGGCTTCCTCCTGGACCACCTGCCAAAAACAGTAACACTGGATTATGAGTGCTTTCTCCTCTTATACTAATCCATTCTTTTCTACCATTTAAATTGACTTCCTTGAGTTCAGCAATGCTCCCTTCAATAACTTGATTATGTTTGTTAACAATGGATGGTGTATCAGCAGTTATCTGTGTCACCATTGTTAAACATATAGTCATTACAATTCCTCCAATGAATAGAAAACCTCCTTTTATTAAACGTAGAACCATCTTTTGATATTCTCTTTTTTTACACCTTCTATAAACAATTCCCATTAACAAAACCAAATTATATATAAGCAATCCAATACAAATCAACATCAATAACCCCCAAAGAATTACATAAAACATATGTCTCCTCCTTTTTGACCAACGGTCAACTTTTCTTTATTATATACATTTTTCGACCACTGGTCAACTTTTATAATTTATGCTATAATGAGACAAGGTGGTGAAGAACATGAATAAACGAGATTTAATCTTAGATAGTCTTGAAGATTTGTTAACTGAAGAAAAAGGAGCATCATGCTCAGTGAGAGAAATTGCTCAAAAAGCTGGAATCGCTAAAGGGGGAATCTATTATTATTTTCAATCTAAAGAGGAGATATTTGACGCTCTTGTAGAAAGAACTTATCATAGTATTATTCTACAATGCCAAGAACTTCTTAACCAATCACAAGATAATGCCATACAAAAACTCAATCTCTTGTATACATATTATCGAACTTCATTTGTGTCTTCACAATTAGATGAATACTTGCACCAGCCTCAAAATGCTTATATACATCAAAAATCTTTAGCAAAAATTTTATTGTCTTTATCTCCAATTGTTTCCCAAATTATCAAAGAGGGAATCCAAGAAGGATTATTACATTGCGACTTTCCTGATGAAATCAGTCAAATCATTTTGTCTATCTTTTGTTTCTTGTTAGATCCAGGAATATTTACTTGGAGTCCCCTACAGGTCCAGAACCAATTAAAAATGCTTGCAACACTGATTGAAAATGGTCTACATATCCCTGAAAAAAGCCTTTCTTTTTTCTATCAGACAAATTTCTAATTATAATAATAAATATACAAACCACACAGGAAAAGAGACAATAAAAATATGTCAAACAAAAAAATGATCCTACACTTTACACTATTAACATTTATCATAGCCTATTCAACATCAGGTCTTTTAATTATTCTCGGACAATATGGATATAAAGTTTATAATTGGGTCAATACATTACAACAATTTATAATGAATATCCCCTTTGCTATTTATATTCTATCACCAGCCATTGCATCATTTGCTATTCTAAAAAAATACAACAAGATAACAGATATCAAAGAATGGTTAAAAACTGTTTTTTATGCAAAAAATAGTCTATACGCTTATTTATATGTTATTGCCATTCTTACATTGTATTTCTTAATTCACATGTTTGTAACTGGGAATACAAAAATAGCACTTCCTTTTTATACATTTTTCTTGTCTTTACCAGGCTGTCTTATGATTGGTGGTTTAGAAGAATCTGGTTGGATGTACATATTACAGCCTGAATTCAATAAGAAATATGGTTATATTTTATCATCAATTTATACTGGTATTATCTGGTTCTTCTGGCATATTCCCCTCTTTTTTATTCCTGGAACAAATCATGGTGATGGTCTTATCAACTTTTGGATGTTTGCAGTACAAGTTATGTCGTTTCGTTTTTTGATTGGGGCTATCTATAAGATATCAGGAAAAGGTTGTATTTTTATGTGTGTATTATTTCATACAATGTTTAATGCAGCATCTCCTCTTTTTGGGACTATGACAATGACTTGGCTTGGAACAATCATAGCCAATATCATTATTGTATTGATTTCAATTGTAACAGTTATTATACACAATCAAAGACATGAACAATTCATAAAATAAGCTATTTTATAAGAATTCTAAGCAGTTTATATTGACTGCTTTTTTATAATAAGATAAATCAATCTCTAAAATAAAAAAAGTAGCATTTCTGCTACTGTAATTTCCCTAATCCTAAGACAATGACTCCACCAAATACAAATGCCAACAATGAAGTCACTATAATAAACACATCATATGTAGCATCAAATGGAATCAAAACAAGTGAAGAAGCAATGATTAATCCTAAGATAAAACTTAAGAATCCAGCCTTATAATGCTTAATGAAATAATCACATACTTTGGCACTTAAAGCAATTCCAATCAGAACACCAATACCAATAAAACACAAAGGAATAAGCACATTCAATTGAAAAGTTGTCACATTAGCTAAATAAGATTTAAAAAGATAATACTGACCAATAATTAACAATACCATAGAACCACTCACACCAGGCATCAGCATTGTCGCTCCACCTATCATACCAACAACAATCATAGTTAAACATAACATAACATCAACTGTTGGAAATGCTGGATTGACATTCACACTACCTTCACCAGGATTTAAAAATTCTAATGCAAAGATAATTGCTAATCCACAAATCAAAGGAATAATCTTAAACTTTTCACCCTTCATTTCCCCTTTTAAAAATAAAGGAATACTTAAAGCAATAAGTCCAATAAACCAATACATTGTTTGGGTAGGATAATGATTGAATAAAAACTCTAAAATTTTCGCAAATCCTATTAATCCAATAGCAGCACCCAATAAAACCTGAAATAAAAATAAGATATCATCTTTACGATGAGCATTTTCTTTCTTTAAAATACCTGAGATAGCCTCCATTGTTCTATTAAAGATTCCAAGTATAACCATCATAGTTCCACCACTTACACCTGGAATTACATTTGCAATTCCAACAGCAATACCACCAATTAAATTTTTAATCATGAATCCTGTCTCCTTTATTAAACATTAATGGTATTATACATAATTTGTATAGAAATGGCAATAAATCATTTTAACAATCTCCTTAGATCATCAGAAGTCCAAAAAGATTGAGTATACTCAATTAATTCATCTAACACCTTATGTTTCAATCGATAATAACTTGCTCTTGAAAAATAAGGTATCCACCAGTCAGGATTATAAAAATTCAAATATTCACTCTCAATAAAGGAATAAGATTCTTTAGACATATGTGAGTGAATCTGATTAATCATAGAAACAAAATTCTCTAATTCCTGTTTTCTCTCCATTTGTTGTAAAATCATTGCATCAGGTTTTTGATAATTCGTATCTCCTTCTTTAACTTTAAAAATATCAATCTGAGGATAATAATTATAATGCTGACTCAAATATAAAATATCTAATTGAGCCCTCTGATAACTTTTATAAATTTTTTTTGCCAACTTATCTTTTTGTTTTAATGTTAATTCTTTTTCCATAAAAAAATACCTCCTACTATATATATTCATAAGTAAAAGGCTATTTTTCTTTTTTAAATTGTAAAATTTTCAATTAATTGCTCAATTTCTTCATTTTTAAGTCCGATTTGTAACAAGTATTCTTTACTACTTCCATAATGTTCTCTTAAGTAATCAAGTAATTCCATCATATATCTTGGGGAAGATTTCAAATATTGCTTGGCTTCTTCATTCTCCATCATTTTTGCCAATTCTTCATTGATTTCAATATTATTTTCATAAGACTCACTATAATCTTTAACGATATCATACTCATGACATCCCATAAGATCAAGTAACAAAG harbors:
- a CDS encoding MG284/MPN403 family protein is translated as MEKELTLKQKDKLAKKIYKSYQRAQLDILYLSQHYNYYPQIDIFKVKEGDTNYQKPDAMILQQMERKQELENFVSMINQIHSHMSKESYSFIESEYLNFYNPDWWIPYFSRASYYRLKHKVLDELIEYTQSFWTSDDLRRLLK
- a CDS encoding TetR/AcrR family transcriptional regulator — translated: MNKRDLILDSLEDLLTEEKGASCSVREIAQKAGIAKGGIYYYFQSKEEIFDALVERTYHSIILQCQELLNQSQDNAIQKLNLLYTYYRTSFVSSQLDEYLHQPQNAYIHQKSLAKILLSLSPIVSQIIKEGIQEGLLHCDFPDEISQIILSIFCFLLDPGIFTWSPLQVQNQLKMLATLIENGLHIPEKSLSFFYQTNF
- a CDS encoding DUF368 domain-containing protein — translated: MIKNLIGGIAVGIANVIPGVSGGTMMVILGIFNRTMEAISGILKKENAHRKDDILFLFQVLLGAAIGLIGFAKILEFLFNHYPTQTMYWFIGLIALSIPLFLKGEMKGEKFKIIPLICGLAIIFALEFLNPGEGSVNVNPAFPTVDVMLCLTMIVVGMIGGATMLMPGVSGSMVLLIIGQYYLFKSYLANVTTFQLNVLIPLCFIGIGVLIGIALSAKVCDYFIKHYKAGFLSFILGLIIASSLVLIPFDATYDVFIIVTSLLAFVFGGVIVLGLGKLQ
- a CDS encoding CPBP family intramembrane glutamic endopeptidase — translated: MSNKKMILHFTLLTFIIAYSTSGLLIILGQYGYKVYNWVNTLQQFIMNIPFAIYILSPAIASFAILKKYNKITDIKEWLKTVFYAKNSLYAYLYVIAILTLYFLIHMFVTGNTKIALPFYTFFLSLPGCLMIGGLEESGWMYILQPEFNKKYGYILSSIYTGIIWFFWHIPLFFIPGTNHGDGLINFWMFAVQVMSFRFLIGAIYKISGKGCIFMCVLFHTMFNAASPLFGTMTMTWLGTIIANIIIVLISIVTVIIHNQRHEQFIK
- a CDS encoding alpha/beta fold hydrolase, whose protein sequence is MFYVILWGLLMLICIGLLIYNLVLLMGIVYRRCKKREYQKMVLRLIKGGFLFIGGIVMTICLTMVTQITADTPSIVNKHNQVIEGSIAELKEVNLNGRKEWISIRGESTHNPVLLFLAGGPGGSQMAATRYELSELEKHFIVVGWDQPGSGKSYKAIKKSDLTIQTYIDDGHALTKYLKEKFSEEKIYIVGESWGSALGIFLAKEYPKDYHAVIGTGQMVDFLETEKLDYEKALEIAEIRQDTQKIEKLKSNGYPPYYDSDMVWKSAEYLNYLSSYMTKNSQIHNGGYNTMRDIFSIEYGIIDKVNYLRGIVTTFNHVYPQLYDIDLRVTHAELKVPVYFFLGRHDINAPIQLVEDYERILKAPYKEIVWFEHSGHSPWINESQQFVEELLKIKDHD